The window TGGAGTCAATATCATGGTCTTGTTCGTTTCTTGTGTCTGAGGTCTGAACATTTCGTCTCCTGAGACTAAACAATTTCTCTCATTACCTGCTTAGCCAGTACCTACATACCGCTCAAACCATGTCGCTGAAAAAAAATACGCATCCTAATGATGGTTCTGTTAACCCTGAATATTCAACTCGACTCAAACCACTGGTTCTAAGGTATATATAACAATCACAGTCGaacgctcttccagctgagcTATTCGGGGAGATCTCCGAAGCGGAGGAATagctgttgatggttctAAGGTATATGTTAAATATGCTGAAATCCGCAATTATACAAGTACGTGCAGCAACCTCGACACCTTTAACTCGTCATCTAGGCACATTGAAATCTTCATCCTGCGTAGATCAGTTATGGTATTAAAGTATCAAAGAACCGTCTCATGCTGCCATTAGGTTGATATCAAGGATTCTAGCGGGTATGGACAGCGGTTTCTTGATTGCAATCAACTGACTTCAAAAAGGATATAATGGTTTGTGTTATTATGATCTGAAATTGTTCCTTGCTAAACGGTCTGGTTCATCGTCACTATCGTCTCTAAATCCCTCTTCAAGACTATACTCGGGTTAGCAATGCTCATGATATGAAAaaacgaaacaaaaaaaaCGACATGTTCTTCTTGTGGCCACTTACTCTCTGCTCAGCCGCCTGGCATTGTCTGGCCGGGCCGCACGGGTATCTGCCTCCATCTGACGCCAGGTAGCCTCGTCGACGTTTCCaagttcttctccatcatcacctaTTCCGTCATCAGAACCGTCGTCGGATGCGAACGCGACGTCGCGGTTGGAGCGCCACGCAGCTACGCGGGCCGTTATGCGCTCGCGCAAAGACGACGTATGGGACGATAACGTGTCGAGGGGAAGATATTGACTGTAGCGGGCGTACCGACGCCATAATGGAATAAGAATGTATGTGAGCAGAATGAAGAGAATCAACGAGATGACGGCGGGAATAATGAGCGTCTAATTGCGATCAGGTGTTAGTATCGTACCGCCACGAACGCCAAGAATATTGGTcaagttgtcatgatgaatacATACCTTGATGACCGACATTGTCGTGCCCATGTTCTATCTCTCAAGGACCGAAGGGGACGAGTCTAGAGCTTGTTTCAGCGTAAAATGCAAGTTTCGAGGGTGCAGCGGATGCCATGAGGTTCGAGATCCGACGTTGCCTTGAGGTTACGACAGGATAGTAGAGGCTGTAGGCAGCCCTGGAAACGTGGCTGAAGCCACAATCACAAAGGGCCCAGCGGGAGGTGACGACGCCGAAGATCCCGCTAAAAGGGGTCGACCAACGGAAGGGTTTAAACTTGCAAGGGGGTTAAAAGTGCCAATATCAACGTCAAAGATTGACGAGCGATTGATGTCCCCAGTTCATTATTGAGAATAAAGTACATACATAAAGTAGTGGAACTTGTAATTGAATTCTAGCTGAAGCTTCCTGCTCATCAAGACAATTGACATGATGATCACCCACATAGTATCTGTATTATTCGCATTAATGCCTTAAATCAATCCATGATCGGTAAATTTCCATAGCACGCCATTCATTGAGCGGGTCATGTAGCATCTACCTTCGTACGGATACAAAGTAATTGATACCTCGTATCATCAGCTTTTTCTCTCAAGCTAGACATGTCATGGATACGAGTAAGATATATCCTAAGATTATGGCCCGGCCTTCGGGTTGTAGAAAACTTCAATGTACTTGCATAAGGGACAAGATAATATGCCTAGTCATTCCATACTATGTTTAACCTGGCCTTTGGCTGGAGTACCTACTAATTTATTTCCCGTATCTTAAACTTGGGTCTTAAGTGTTTTGCTATACCCCTGGTCTACTAAAGTACAGAGTATTCTCTCCTGACAACTTCCGCTCATCAACCCTGTATGGGATTGTTCTTAGCTTAGAAAGATGGCTGAATCGTTATTCGTTATTCTTGGTAGAGGCAATGGCTTATGGATTGAGGCTCACAATGTCTAAAAGTCCAAGTACGACAGCCGGCAGTTGAAATCGAATGGAATGAGTCGAACTGAGGCCCTGAGTCAACCGACCTCGCTTAAGAATcaaggatggagaagagagatcTATGTCTCGTCTCAAAATAGTGGACGGATACGGACGGACCCCGAGACAAAGGAGAAGAGCTGCACGCGGTTCAAGGGATAGTTGAGACAGTTGAAAGGAAGAATTCCATGCATGTGTATGTGTATAATGTGGGGATTACAGCTTAAAGATGCTTTCGTGGAAGCCAGGCAAATGCGCAACAACTGTTACCACCTCATGAGCTCAAGTGTAACatgaagatcatggccaGATACATCATAGTTAGCTGGTTGCATGAACTATTCCCAGGCATACCGTCAACTTGGCACTCGTAAGGATGTATAGTAAGTACTCCTGTGACGTGCCGCATGTTGGTACGAGGGTTTGTTGTAGCTCAAAGATCTTGCAGCACTATCAGTGCGATTGATTATACGTTGACAGTCCCAGTTTCCTGGAAGCTGCCAAGTTGTCGTGGACACGTTTCTGCATCCTTCTTATCTTTGATAACGCTAGAAATGATATGAAATATTCTACAAGCAAATGTAGGTTGACAGTGTCTACGCGTCTTTAATCTAGAAAGCCCACTTCCCCTGATAGGTCCCTTGATTCTTGGAACAAAAAAGCTACCCGCCTGTGAACGGGTTGCTGCTAAAAAGCGTCCATCCCACGAGGTCGGGCCAACGCCCAGTCACAGCGCTTTTTAGGGGTGTCAATCATGGACCTACCTCAGCTTGGGTGAACTCCATCCACTTATGACGCCCAATGATAAGCACTGACTGACTATGTGGTCaatcttggctgatgagcGAAATTTAAATTATACCAAACGAATGTATACGAACTATCGATTTCAACACCTTGACCTGTGTACACTGTTAGGGCTTTTGGGACGTCTCTGAATTACTAAGTACCTTAGGCTGCTCAATTTCAGAAGGATCCATGATTCTCGATGCCCGCCCGTACGCTACCCGTGCTACCAGGTTCCCCTTGGCGCTCACAGCGCTGAAATCGCTCTTAGCTTAGCTTCCTTAGGTGCCTACCCGACCTCTAAGCGGCGGCTAAGCAATACTGGATCCATCATCCCCATAGACACTCAAGCCAATCCGCATTCGTCTTGCCCGTGACCCTCGGTTTGGCTTGAGCAGCTACAAGATCCCTGACGATAGAGAAAGGATCCAATCCAACCAGATCATCCCCGTCTTTTGGACACCCAACTGACTTGAATGATTAGGTCGGATCCAACACTTTACTTTACTGCTACGCTACGCTCCTTTATGCACACCACCTTGAGTTAATTCGGTTTGCAGTTCAATTCGTTTCATTCTGGCACCACTCCTTCAAGCAGCGGCATCATCCGGTCAAGCTTAGgccttttctttgtctttttaCCTTACCTTTTTACCTTTACCCCCCCTTCCAGTTCCTTACACTGCAGTATCTACATACATTTCCTTTCTGTCAAAAAGCAACTCCCGGCGATCAAGGTTCCAAGCCCGCCCACAACGCTCACGCCGCTTCGATTTGGAGATCCTCCGCACCCCGAATAGTCTCCCATCGTTTCATTCAACGTCGAATACTGTGCCCCAAATGAAGCGAGCGGCCCAGGGCCAGCAGcacatcaccaacttcaCGTGTTCCAACTCGTAACCGTTGGTTGACGAGCACGAGCACGAGTCCTCGACCTCGATTCctcctttttttcttctttttcttttactAGTAACACATCAGCTCGAAATCGACATTACTTTCGAAATACGATTCGCAACCTAAACACTCCGCTTCGACGACTGTCGCGGACACGACGTCGCAGTCGCCATGTCTGACAAGACTAGACAGTCCTCTGGCGGCCGGTCTCTCTTCTCGCGAAGTAAGCACAAGGAGAAACGCTTAAATGAGGACTTGAGATACCCCGCAGACGATGCAGCCAGCTTTCGGTCCTCGCGCCATAAGCGAGAGTCGTCTGCTATTTCGTTTGACGGTCGCCCAGAGTCCTCCGACGGCGGTATCAACCAGATGGCCGGGGTTATAACTTCGATTCCATACGACACCATCGGGGGCGGGTCACGCTCTCCAGTTCCTGTCGAATACTTGCCCAAGGGCGAGCAGATGCCGGTGCGCCGAGGAGAACCTCTTCCACACCACCTCAATCAAAATGGCCAAGACTATCACCAATATCCAAGCTGGGACGGGTCAGGCCAGTCTGGGGCCCGTTCTCCAGGGCGCCAGCCTGCTGGTTTCGGTTATCCCAATGCAAATGTTACCATGGCTTCGACAGGACGCCAGACTCAATATCAGCAATGGGGCCCTGCCAGGGGCAGTTCGTCTCATTCAAATAATGCCCCTAACCCCCGATACGACTCATTAATGTCTTCCACTGCTCGAGGCTCAGCAGACAACTTGAGCATACAGTCAGGTAATTCGCGCCACGCTCATACTATGATATCTCGCTCACCAAGAACAGCAATGCCAAGTGCGTCTTCTCAAAGCTCCTATGCTGCTTCGCAGTACTCAAATCGCGATTCCCACCGATTCACCAAATTTCCCTCGGGTCCTCCTCCAGGACAAAGCGACCCTCAGGGTGGTTTCTATTTCCCGAAACCCGATGACGATAATGTGGTCGAGCAGATGTTTCTGCAGCTGATGCAGAAGCGAGGATGGCACAACCTCCCTGAGCAAGCCAGGAGACAGATGATGGCCTACCCGGCCCAAAAGAAGTGGACGTTGCTCTATCAAGATCGACTCACCGAGTGGCAGGGCGAGCAAAAGCGCCGACAAACAGCACGACCGACACAGTATACCGCGACCCCCGATATCACGACTTATTCCGACGAGGAAGGCACTCCAGAATGGTATGTCCGACGAGTTATGGAGGACCGACTTGACACGAAGGGTATGGGAAGTTTGGAGGTAAACCTAAGGACTCAGCAGATTGGTTGGGTAAAGAGATTTGTCGAGTGTCAGGGACAGGTCGccttgatgaccttgctACTTAAGATCAACCGCAAGACGGCACAGGGACCTGCCCAAGACAGTGGCCGCATCGACAGAGGCCTTGACCGCGAGtacgacatcatcaagtgTGTAAAAGCATTGATGAACAACAAATTTGGTGCCGATGATGCCTTGATACACCAGAAAGTCATGGTGGCACTCGCCAGCTCGCTCATTTCTCCTCGACTCACCACGCGAAAGCTTGTCAGTGAAATCATCACCTTCTTGTGTACATGGGGAGAGAATTCCGAAGGTCACTTGAAGGTCATTCAAGCTCTCGATGAAGTCAAAGTAGCATCAGGAGAAAATGGGCGATTTGATGCTTGGATGCGCCTGGTCGAGGTTACCATCGATGGCAGGGGCAAGATGGGAAGTTTGGTCGGCGCCAGTGAAGAGTTGAGGACTGGTGGTATTGGAATGGAGAACCTGCTTATGGAATATGCCGTCGCGACCCTCATGCTTGTCAACATGATAATCGATTCGCCCGAGAGAGACTTGGAGTTGAGGATACACATTCGAGCTCAGTTTACAGCATGTGGCATCAAGCGAATCTTgacgaagatggaggagttCCAATACGAACTCCTGGACAAGCAGATCGAGCGATTCCGAACCAATGAGGCCATTGACTATGAGGATATGTTGGAAAGGGaaaacagcagcatcaaggaCGACGTAGAGGGCGAAGTCAAGGATCTCACTGATCCCGTTCAAATTGCGGATGCTATTCAGCAGCGTCTTCAGGGTACCAAGACCCAGGATTACTTCATTTCAGCTCTGCAGCATCTTATGCTCATCCGTGCCAACGACGGCGAAGAGCGGCTACGCATGTTCCAGCTGGTCGATTCAATGCTGAGCTACGTCGCTATGGATAGGCGATTGCCGAACATGGATCTTAAGCAGAGTCTCAATTTCACAGTCCAAAGTCTGTTAGACAAGCTGCATACAGATTCGGAAGCCAGACAGGCACAGGATGAAGCCCTCGAATCGCGACAGATCGCCGAAGCCGCTATGGCGGAGCGCGATGAGGTGAAGGCTCAGCTGGAGCTGGGTGCCGATGGATTAGTTGCCAAGTTGCAGAGGCAACTGGAGGAGCAAGCTAGGTTTATCGATGCTCAAAGGAGACAGGCGGATGGACTCAAAGCCGAATTGGATAGCATGCAGACTATGCGAGCTAAGGAAGCGCAGCGGTATGAGCTGGAGACAAGAGAGTTGTACTTGATGCTTCGAGACGCTCAAGATGTTGCAGCATCCAAAGCCATCAAGAGTGCAAATGTCACCGCCAGCAAGACTGCACCTCCCGAGGACCCTGCTCGCATGCAAGGTATTCTGGACCGCAACCGTCTCATGGAGCggctgcagatgcagatcGAGCGACAAAAGACACAATACAAGCTTGAGGGACGTGTGTGGGGAGATGCTGTCGGACCCTCAGATCGTCTTCGAGCTCTCCgtgaggagatggatgacaGACCCGGAACACCTCCTGGCGGTGGAACGCCTCCCCGAGACTTCACAAACAGTGTATTGGGCAGCATCAACCGCAACACGAAGATCCCCCGCAAGCCTCTCAAGAGACGTTCTGATGGCGAAGTTATcgaagaggacgatgagaccgagggcgaggatggcGTTGTCTACGAGAAGCCCAGAATCGTTGAGATGAAGCGACCAACGATTGACGCTAAGCAACAAGCTGGTCTGCTCGGTGAGATCGGCTCCAAGGTTAAGAAGTATGATGGTAGCGACTCTGAGGATGACACAACCGGTCCTTCACACCCTAGTATGGAGACTTCGTCACCCATCACTCCTCCAGGCGATGGCGAAACACCCAAGATTGAGGTCACTGCTGCTGGCGCTGctcctccgcctcctccgccgccgcctccaCCACTACCTATGCCTGGCCAGCTCTCTGGAgctccaccaccacctcctccacctccgccTCCCCCTATGCCTGGCCAAATCCCTGGAGgacctccaccacctccgccGCCTCCTCCCATGCCAGGTATGCTTGGTGGACCACCTCCGCCTCCCCCACCTCCCCCAATGCCTGGTGCTGGAGGTATGCcgcctcctccacctcctccaatGCCTGGTGGTGCTATGTCTGGGCACTATTTGTCTCGACAACCCGCTTTCGGGGCCACCCCAGGCATTGGCTTGCCTGTTGTCCgccccaagaagaagctcaaagctTTGCATTGGGAGAAGGTTGACGCCCCTGAGACCAGTCACTGGGCGGCACACACCCCCTCTGCTGAGGCTCGGGAGGAGAAGTATCAGGAGCTTAGCAAGAAAGGTATTCtcgacgaggttgagaagctaTTTATGGCaaaggagatcaagaagattggCATGGGAGGCTCCTCTAAGaaggacgacaagaagcaaaTCATTTCTTCTGATCTCCGTAAAGCTTATGGTAAGTTGATTGCTGTTTGGTTGACATGGAGCCTGGTGCTAACAATATGTAGAAATCGCTTTTGCCAAGTTTTCGCAGCACTCTGTTGAGAAGGTTGTTCAGTCAATCATCCAATGTGATTCAGAAATTTTGGATAATGTTGTTGTGATGGACTTCCTGCAGAAGGACGATTTGTGCAACATCCCTGACAACACAAGTAAACAAATGGCGCCATACAGCAAGGACTGGACAGGCCCTGAGGCCAAGTCTCAGACCCGTGAACTCGATCCCACTGAGCTCACCCGTCAAGATCAGCTTTACCTCTACACGGCCTTTGAGCTGCACCACTACTGGAAGAGTCGAATGAGAGCACTTGCTCTCACCAGAAGCTTCGAGCAAGAGTACGAAgagatcaacgacaagatcagaCAAGTTGTTACAGTGTCTGAGTCGCTACGTGATTCCGTTTCATTGATGAATGTTCTTGGTCTTATTTTGGATATTGGTAATTACATGAACGACGCGAACAAGCAAGCACGTGGTTTCAAGCTCAGTTCCTTGGCACGATTGGGTATGGTAAAggacgacaagaacgagtCAACACTGGCCGATCTCGTGGAGCGTATCGTCCGGAACCAGTACCCCGAGTGGGAGACTTTCGCTGATGATATCAACGGCGTTATGACTGTGCAAAAGATCAACATCGAGCAACTGCAGGCGGATGCAAAGAGGTACATCGATAATATTCGAAACATTCAGATGTCCCTGGATTCAGGTAACCTGAGCGACCCCAAGAAGTTCCATCCCCAGGACCGAGTCAGCCAAGTCGTCCAACGCATTATGAAGGATGCCAGACGGAAATCTGAACAGATGGAGCTGTAcctggaagagatgatgaggacatACAAGGACATTATGGTATTCTATGGTGAAGATCCTGCCGACGATGGAGCCCGCCGGGATTTCTTCGCCAAGTTGGCGCTCTTCGTGGGCGAGTGGAAGAAGTCTCGTGACAAGAACGTACAGGTTGAGGAAACGAGGAGACGTAACGAGGCATCGATGAAGCGAAAGCATACGGCGCAGCTCAAGCTtaccagcaacagcaccgAAGCTGGACCTATATCTCCTTCCAACACCGGTGCAATGGATTCCCTACTGGAGAAACTGCGTGCAGCTGCGCCCCAAGCTCGGGATCAGAGAGACCGAAGAAGGCGAGCGCGACTCAAGGATCGTCACCAGGTGCGTGTTGCTTCTGGACAAAAGATCCCAGACATCGACGAGATCCCAGAAGCAGAGGCAACTATCAAGGCTGCAGAAGCACCAAGCGAAGACGACTCGACCGTACTCAGCCCTGGTATGTCATCACCTCGCTCAGGTGGGGATGATCTAGCAGACAGGGCGGCTGCTTTGTTGCAAGGCATGCGCAGTGGAGATGGTGCAGATGACGAGAATCCTGAGAGGAGGGAAACGCTTCGCAAGGCTAGACGGCAGACAGcggaggaagaaagaaggttaAGGAGGCGGCGGAGGGATAGGACGGCAACGAACCAGTCAGAAGAGAACGCAGAGGAGCACAAAGAAGAGTCCAGACCAGAGTCCAAGGGCGGAGAAGACGAGGCAGCGAAAGAGCAACACAGTGAAGCTGAACCGCCTACAGAGGACGATGTACCAACGCCCAAGGCAGATGCTGCAGGTGATGGTGCGGTAGAGGAAGACCATGGAGAAAAGGcatgaggatgagatggatggacggACGGACGGACGGTGTTTGTCATTCGATGCATACCAATGGTGTTGGGAACTGTTTAGGAGGGAGATGGAAAGGGGATACCGCGTTTGTATGTAGTCAACGCGCTATACGTAATGTCTACACCAGCACACAGTAAAAGAGAGTATTTAAACAAGCCTTGATTATTGTTGATTTGTTATTGAAACATTGAAACTCACTTTGACAGACTCGCAAATTAATAATACATGTTTACGCAATTAGCCGCCTAGTTAAGTATATCTGGTCTGGTTTTAGGAGGATATCTTGCTCGGTGACAAACTTATAGGTCTGGCATAAATGTAGTATTACTATCGCCTAAACTCCTGCCTAAATTAAGTACACTGCAAATACAATGTACCAATGAATATTCTAAACCACCCTGTGATAAAACTCTCTATCAAGATGGACTGAGAGGTCTATTGAAACCGCCGTTTCGGTTCATGTACTGGCGATActccgtcttcttctccttccgCACTCCACCAGCGTTGTTTCCCAAgaccttcttgttctttgtcGTTCCGAACCCACCAAAGCCCATCATGGCCTGCATGGCAGCCAGGTCGTCGTCCTCTGCTTCCATTGGGTCGTCCTCTGCCTCGGAGGCCTGGCCATCTTCTGAGTGGGCGGTTTCCTCTTCGCGCTCGGGGCGTGatgtgggtggtggtggggaGCGGCTGGCACGAGATCCGACATTGAAAGACATGTGAGGTGCTGGACGCTTGGCTTCGGGGCGAGTACGTGTGGGAAGGGTTGTTTCGTTAGAGGAGGGGCTGCGAGATTGTGGTGACGCAGAGCGACGGGGTTTGGCTGAATGAATTGTTAGTCTTGCCTTTTTGTAAGAGGATTAAAAGTGCATACCTCTTCGGTCCCTATCATCATCGCGACGATCATCCCTTCTTGGTTTTGGCGGTGCATCGTCTCCATCGTCTCGTCGCCTGTCTCTCTTATCTCGGTCATCATGGTGTCGCGAACCCCGATTATTTTGGCGATTTCTATCCCCATCCCTGTTTCTTCTATCAGGAGACCTGGAACGATCTCTATATCCACGGCGTTCGCGCGATCGGGACCTGTACCCTCTGCGATCACGGTCGTTGTTGTCCCTATCCCGTCCTCCGCCTCCGCGCCTATCGCGCCTATCAGATTCGTCCCACATTTGACGACTGTCTGGCCGTCTACTTCGTCTCGAGTCGCTCATGTCGTCGATATGGTATTTACGTCTGCT is drawn from Fusarium graminearum PH-1 chromosome 3, whole genome shotgun sequence and contains these coding sequences:
- a CDS encoding cytokinesis protein sepA translates to MSDKTRQSSGGRSLFSRSKHKEKRLNEDLRYPADDAASFRSSRHKRESSAISFDGRPESSDGGINQMAGVITSIPYDTIGGGSRSPVPVEYLPKGEQMPVRRGEPLPHHLNQNGQDYHQYPSWDGSGQSGARSPGRQPAGFGYPNANVTMASTGRQTQYQQWGPARGSSSHSNNAPNPRYDSLMSSTARGSADNLSIQSGNSRHAHTMISRSPRTAMPSASSQSSYAASQYSNRDSHRFTKFPSGPPPGQSDPQGGFYFPKPDDDNVVEQMFLQLMQKRGWHNLPEQARRQMMAYPAQKKWTLLYQDRLTEWQGEQKRRQTARPTQYTATPDITTYSDEEGTPEWYVRRVMEDRLDTKGMGSLEVNLRTQQIGWVKRFVECQGQVALMTLLLKINRKTAQGPAQDSGRIDRGLDREYDIIKCVKALMNNKFGADDALIHQKVMVALASSLISPRLTTRKLVSEIITFLCTWGENSEGHLKVIQALDEVKVASGENGRFDAWMRLVEVTIDGRGKMGSLVGASEELRTGGIGMENLLMEYAVATLMLVNMIIDSPERDLELRIHIRAQFTACGIKRILTKMEEFQYELLDKQIERFRTNEAIDYEDMLERENSSIKDDVEGEVKDLTDPVQIADAIQQRLQGTKTQDYFISALQHLMLIRANDGEERLRMFQLVDSMLSYVAMDRRLPNMDLKQSLNFTVQSLLDKLHTDSEARQAQDEALESRQIAEAAMAERDEVKAQLELGADGLVAKLQRQLEEQARFIDAQRRQADGLKAELDSMQTMRAKEAQRYELETRELYLMLRDAQDVAASKAIKSANVTASKTAPPEDPARMQGILDRNRLMERLQMQIERQKTQYKLEGRVWGDAVGPSDRLRALREEMDDRPGTPPGGGTPPRDFTNSVLGSINRNTKIPRKPLKRRSDGEVIEEDDETEGEDGVVYEKPRIVEMKRPTIDAKQQAGLLGEIGSKVKKYDGSDSEDDTTGPSHPSMETSSPITPPGDGETPKIEVTAAGAAPPPPPPPPPPLPMPGQLSGAPPPPPPPPPPPMPGQIPGGPPPPPPPPPMPGMLGGPPPPPPPPPMPGAGGMPPPPPPPMPGGAMSGHYLSRQPAFGATPGIGLPVVRPKKKLKALHWEKVDAPETSHWAAHTPSAEAREEKYQELSKKGILDEVEKLFMAKEIKKIGMGGSSKKDDKKQIISSDLRKAYEIAFAKFSQHSVEKVVQSIIQCDSEILDNVVVMDFLQKDDLCNIPDNTSKQMAPYSKDWTGPEAKSQTRELDPTELTRQDQLYLYTAFELHHYWKSRMRALALTRSFEQEYEEINDKIRQVVTVSESLRDSVSLMNVLGLILDIGNYMNDANKQARGFKLSSLARLGMVKDDKNESTLADLVERIVRNQYPEWETFADDINGVMTVQKINIEQLQADAKRYIDNIRNIQMSLDSGNLSDPKKFHPQDRVSQVVQRIMKDARRKSEQMELYLEEMMRTYKDIMVFYGEDPADDGARRDFFAKLALFVGEWKKSRDKNVQVEETRRRNEASMKRKHTAQLKLTSNSTEAGPISPSNTGAMDSLLEKLRAAAPQARDQRDRRRRARLKDRHQVRVASGQKIPDIDEIPEAEATIKAAEAPSEDDSTVLSPGMSSPRSGGDDLADRAAALLQGMRSGDGADDENPERRETLRKARRQTAEEERRLRRRRRDRTATNQSEENAEEHKEESRPESKGGEDEAAKEQHSEAEPPTEDDVPTPKADAAGDGAVEEDHGEKA